The following nucleotide sequence is from Vibrio fluvialis.
ATGACGATTGCGTTGAGCTGTCCAATTTGCATCGCCAATTGGCGTATCGTGTAACTCAGCTCAAGCAACCGAAAGTCGTCGCCTTGGCACAAACGCTGGCAGCCATCAATCCTGAATGCCGGGTCAGAACCGTGCAGCGCAGAATGGACAGTAATGTACTGAGCTTGGAAGTCAGTCAAGCTGATATCGTGCTGGATTGCTGTGACAATCTGGAAACGCGTCATGCGATCAACGCCGCCTGTTTTTCTGCGCGCAAGCCACTGATCTCGGGTTCGGCGATTGGCTGGGAAGGTCAGTTGGTGGCGTTTGATTTTGCCCATCAGCCTCTAGGTTGCTATCGCTGCTTGGTGCCGGATGATGTGACGCCAACCACAGGGCGTTGCACCGATCTAGGTGTGATGGGGCCTGTGGTAGGTTCCATCGGCAACCTTCAGGCGCTGATGGCGATGCAATGGCTGCTGCAACTCAGCAACTTCCAATCTCATCAGGTGATGCGTTTTGATGGCTTTACCATGCAGTGGCAAAAGTGGCGCTTGCTGAATGACCCCGATTGCTCGGTTTGCAGCGCGTCTCAATCCGACCATCAAACCACGAACCTGGCATCCCCAATCAATGAGGACGTGTTATGACCATCACGATTCACATCAACACGCAGCCGCACTCCGCGCAAGCCGGTAGCACCTTGGCGAATGTGCAAACTCAGCTTGAACTACCCGTGCAAGGCTGCGTGTTTGCGATTAACGATCAGGTTATTCCTCGTGGTTTATGGCACCAAATGGTGCTCAACGACGGTGACCACATTTCTCTTTTTCAGGCGATTGCAGGAGGCTGAACGCCATGTTAACCATAGCTGATAAAACTTTTCGTTCCCGCCTTTTAACCGGGACGGGCAAATTTGCCAATCGTCATCTGATGGCCGACGCTATTCGTCATTGTGAATCTGAGCTGGTCACGATGGCGCTTAAGCGCGTCGATTTAGCCGAACGTGATGATGATATTTTGGCTCCGTTGATTGAAGCG
It contains:
- a CDS encoding HesA/MoeB/ThiF family protein, producing MLSDEQFVRYQRQISLTEIGERGQQKLLNGRVLVVGCGGLGTAAAQYLVAAGVGHLVIADDDCVELSNLHRQLAYRVTQLKQPKVVALAQTLAAINPECRVRTVQRRMDSNVLSLEVSQADIVLDCCDNLETRHAINAACFSARKPLISGSAIGWEGQLVAFDFAHQPLGCYRCLVPDDVTPTTGRCTDLGVMGPVVGSIGNLQALMAMQWLLQLSNFQSHQVMRFDGFTMQWQKWRLLNDPDCSVCSASQSDHQTTNLASPINEDVL
- the thiS gene encoding sulfur carrier protein ThiS, whose translation is MTITIHINTQPHSAQAGSTLANVQTQLELPVQGCVFAINDQVIPRGLWHQMVLNDGDHISLFQAIAGG